From the Alphaproteobacteria bacterium genome, the window GAGCCGCCCAGCGTCGCCTGATAGATCGGATTGCCGTAGAGCGCCCGCTCCCAGAGGCCACGCACCACGGCGCCCGGCCGCCGCCTCAATCGCCTAGCCCTGGCCGCGCAAGAGGCGGATGTTCTCGGCGTAGCCCGCGGGTCCGTCCTTGAAGGTCGCCGAACCCGCCACCAGCACGTCGGCGCCGGCGGCAATGGCCTCGGGCGCCAGCGCCGCGGTCACGCCACCATCAAGCTCGAGGTCGATGTCGCGGCCGCTGGCCTCGATGCGGGCGCGGATTTGGCGCACCTTGTCGAGCTGGCTGGCGATGAAGCTCTGGCCGCCAAAGCCGGGGTTGACGCTCATCACCAGAATCAGGTCGACCAGGTCCATGAGGTTGTCGACGGCTTCCACAGGCGTGCCGGGATTGAGCGAGATGCCGGCCTTGGCGCCGCAGGACTTGATGAGTTGAAGCGTACGATGGACGTGCGGCCCGGCCTCGACGTGGACCGTGACGATGTCGGCGCCGGCGGCCACGAAGGCTTCGACGTAGGCGTCCACCGGGGCGATCATCAGATGCACGTCGAAAACCAGTTTGCTGCAGGGCCTGATGGCCTTTACCACATCGGGCCCGATGCTGATGTTGGGCACGAAGTGACCGTCCATGACGTCGATGTGAATGTAGTCGGCGCCGGCCTCGTCGATGGCCCGGACCTCCTCGCCGAGGCGGGCGAAATCGCTGGAAAGTATCGAAGGCGCAATGCGCACGGGCCGTTGCATGGCCAGCTACCTAGCAGCTTGGCGAAGTCGCTGCAAGGACACCATCACAGCCCCCCTCTCAGCCCTGCCGGCGCAAGCGGGCCGCATAGAAACCATCCAGCCCGCCCTGCTCCGCCAAGTGGCATGGCAGCGTGCGCAAATCGCCCTCCGGGCTAATCAATTCGCTCAAACCTGCCACCTCGGCCGCCGCTATGGGTTGACGTTGCAGCTCGGGATGATCCGCCAGCAGCGCCGCCACGCGTTCCGGCCCTTCGGCCGGCTGCAGCGAACAGACGCAATAGACCAGCACGCCGCCGGGGCCCAGCATGGCAACAGCGGCTTCCAACAAGCGGGCCTGCAGCTCGGCCAGCCGGACCACGTCGCCGGGCCGCTTGAGGTGCGCCACGTCAGGGTGGCGCCGCATGGTGCCGGTGGCCGAGCAGGGCGCATCCAGCAGCACCCCGGCCGGAGTCTCCGCCGGTTGCCAGGCAGCGACGTCGGCCGCGACGGTTTGGGCCTCGAGACCCAGGCGTTGGAGGTTGGCGGCCAGGGTCTCAAGCCGCTTGGCCGCCAGGTCGACGGCGGTGACGGCCTGGCTGAGCGCCAGTTGCGCCGTCTTGCCGCCCGGTGCGGCGCAGAGGTCGACCACCGCCTGGCCGGGCTCGAGCACCGCCGTCAGCAGCTTCGCCGGCAGCGCTGCCGCCGCGTCTTGAACCCACCAGGCGCCCTCGTTGAAGCCGGGCAACTCCTCGATGCGGCCACCCAGTGCCCGCCGCAGGCTGCCGCCGGGCAGCACCACGGCGTCGAGGCGCCGGGCCCAGCCGGCGGCGTCGTGCTTGACCGAGATATCCAGCGTCGGATCGGCCAGGTGGGCGCTGGCGATGGCCCGGGCCGTGGCCTCGCCGTAGGCCGCGCACCAACTCTGCCAGAGCCACTTCGG encodes:
- a CDS encoding transcription antitermination factor NusB is translated as MASGKKSRAAALALLEAVLERHQALDDAVASALEDGGRLARLEARDRAFARLLASTVLRHLGQLDEVIGRCLERPLGKRLSRLRNTLRLGAAQILLLDTPAHAAVDGTVRLLGAKSPFRGLVNAVLRRLVREGEGLLADLDGARLNTPKWLWQSWCAAYGEATARAIASAHLADPTLDISVKHDAAGWARRLDAVVLPGGSLRRALGGRIEELPGFNEGAWWVQDAAAALPAKLLTAVLEPGQAVVDLCAAPGGKTAQLALSQAVTAVDLAAKRLETLAANLQRLGLEAQTVAADVAAWQPAETPAGVLLDAPCSATGTMRRHPDVAHLKRPGDVVRLAELQARLLEAAVAMLGPGGVLVYCVCSLQPAEGPERVAALLADHPELQRQPIAAAEVAGLSELISPEGDLRTLPCHLAEQGGLDGFYAARLRRQG
- the rpe gene encoding ribulose-phosphate 3-epimerase — its product is MQRPVRIAPSILSSDFARLGEEVRAIDEAGADYIHIDVMDGHFVPNISIGPDVVKAIRPCSKLVFDVHLMIAPVDAYVEAFVAAGADIVTVHVEAGPHVHRTLQLIKSCGAKAGISLNPGTPVEAVDNLMDLVDLILVMSVNPGFGGQSFIASQLDKVRQIRARIEASGRDIDLELDGGVTAALAPEAIAAGADVLVAGSATFKDGPAGYAENIRLLRGQG